Proteins co-encoded in one Accipiter gentilis chromosome 5, bAccGen1.1, whole genome shotgun sequence genomic window:
- the PLEKHH3 gene encoding pleckstrin homology domain-containing family H member 3 isoform X4 — MPFPGGLWWLLCCRQGFTLLRRDYGEADREADGEAEEEEEASFELRAQGDQGSLEVSLSQPTRSSSGSERSLLVAEEMRSLIVEKGPGPVEDDPDALVKGWLQREVRGGVKTPWIRPRKYWFVLTPDSLDYYSSNEKGARRLGSLVLTSLCSVLWPDKQTYKETGYWSVTVFGRKHCYRLYTEHLNEAVHWVCAVQKVIDSKAPVQTPTQLLMRDIEENCGSPEVLEQIYRCNPILRYTSSPLYAPLLPFPYGSLDQRAPGPRSYTTLRDEAVKLFNSLQQLEAERDPVPLMQGVLQTCLDLPPLVDEIYCQLVKQTTEPPAPGGQGDLHYWQLLTCMSCTFLPSPPILRFLHFHLDRTESRFPASEMAKYACFIREALGKTKGRECVPSLEEILVLMRRQEMICTVHCPGAPACSVAISSHTTAEEVARELVSRLGLSQSPNLFALYEQSRRREQPVGSATLLADVLTKFENLAGEEREQDPPCRLCFKHYGFLDTDNVPRDSLEFALLFEQAHEMVLRGYVPTSEETLQTLAALRLQSLNSDFSTHAPFPRLEELFPPHVLHARLPAPRRRPPTKCRGARLRAGLLAGGLWGQALAKQRAERDQRLRGRLREEGASTMAAIVEKWKLLQGMGRPEAMAAYVALVREWPGFGSTLFDVDLRASPVGAGAQRLWLGIGAKAVSLYKPGEPEPLDSFCYGRISSFGASDSSTFRLSVEDRDLLFETSQVDEIAQLLNTYLTSAGAQQPPQPQESATSPPASDPTALPQGLCPADGPWQHRPPVGSFHS, encoded by the exons ATGCCGTTCCCGGGCGGGCTGTGGTGGCTGCTGTGCTGCCGGCAGGGCTTCACGCTGCTGCGGCGGGACTACGGCGAGGCAGACCGGGAGGCGGACGGCgaggccgaggaggaggaggaggcgtcCTTCGAGCTCCGCGCCCAGGGAGACCAG gggtCCCTGGAGGTGAGCCTGAGCCAGCCCACCCGCAGCAGCAGTGGCTCGGAGCG GTCCCTGCTCGTTGCGGAGGAGATGCGCAGCCTCATCGTGGAGAAGGGCCCAGGGCCAGTGGAGGATGACCCTGACGCTCTTGTGAAAG GCTGGCTGCAGCGGGAGGTGCGGGGCGGCGTGAAGACCCCCTGGATCCGGCCTCGGAAGTACTGGTTCGTGCTGACTCCCGACTCCCTGGACTACTACAGCAGCAATGAGAAGGGGGCCCGGCGGCTGGGCTCCCTCGTGCTCACCagcctctgctctgtgctgtggcCGGACAAGCAGACCTACAAGGAGACGG GCTACTGGAGCGTGACAGTGTTTGGCAGGAAGCATTGCTACCGCCTGTACACGGAACACCTGAACGAGGCCGTGCACTGGGTGTGTGCGGTGCAGAAGGTCATCGACAGCAAAGCACCTGTCCAgacgcccacccagctgctcatgCGTGACATTGAG GAGAACTGCGGCAGCCCCGAGGTCCTGGAGCAGATCTACCGCTGCAACCCGATCCTGCGCTACACCAGCAGCCCCCTCTACGCTCCCCTGCTGCCATTCCCCTACGGCAGCCTGGACCAAAGAG CCCCTGGCCCCCGCAGCTACACCACACTGCGTGACGAGGCTGTGAAGCTCTTCAACtcactgcagcagctggaggcggAGCGGGACCCAGTGCCGCTGATGCAGGGCGTCCTGCAGACCTGCCTGGACCTGCCGCCGCTGGTGGACGAGATCTACTGCCAGCTGGTGAAGCAGACCACGGAGCCGCCGGCGCCGGGCGGGCAGGGCGACCTGCACTACTGGCAGCTGCTCACCTGCATGAGCTGCACCTTCCTGCCCTCCCCGCCCATCCTGCGCTTCCTGCACTTCCACTTGGACAG GACAGAGAGCCGGTTCCCTGCCTCAGAGATGGCCAAGTACGCCTGCTTTATCCGGGAGGCACTGGGGAAGACAAAGGGGCGGGAGTGTGTGCCCTCCCTGGAGGAGATCCTGGTGCTGATGCGGCGGCAGGAGATGATCTGCACCGTGCACTGCCCAGGGGCACCCGCCTGCAGCGTGGCCATCAGCTCCCACACCACGGCCGAGGAG GTGGCCCGGGAGCTGGTGTCACGCCTGGGGCTGTCCCAGAGCCCCAACCTCTTTGCCCTCTATGAGCAGTCCCGGCGGCGGGAGCAGCCCGTGGGCAGTGCCACGCTGCTGGCTGATGTCCTCACCAAGTTTGAAAA CCTGGCTGGGGAGGAGCGGGAGCAGGACCCGCCGTGCCGGCTCTGCTTCAAGCACTACGGCTTCCTGGACACGGACAACGTCCCGCGCGACAGCCTGGAGTTCGCCCTCCTCTTCGAGCAG GCACACGAGATGGTGCTGCGGGGCTATGTGCCCACGTCGGAAGAGACGCTGCAGACGCTGGCGGCACTGCGCCTGCAGAGCCTCAACAGCGACTTCTCCACCCACGCGCCTTTCCCGCGCCTGGAGGAGCTCTTCCCACCCCACGTGCTGCACGCCCGCCtgccagccccccgccgccggccccccacCAAGTGCCGGGGGGCCCGGCTGCGCGCAGGGCTGCTGGCCGGCGGGCTCTGGGGCCAGGCGCTGGCCAAGCAGCGGGCGGAGCGGGACCAGCGCCTGCGGGGCCGCCTGCGAGAGGAGGGGGCCAGCACCATGGCCGCCATCGTGGAGAAGTGGAAGCTGCTGCAGGGCATGGGCCGGCCCGAGGCCATGGCTGCCTACGTGGCGCTGGTGCGGGAGTGGCCTGGCTTCGGCTCCACGCTCTTCGATGTCGATCTACGCGCG AGCCCAGTGGGAGCTGGGGCCCAGCGGCTGTGGCTGGGCATCGGGGCCAAGGCTGTCTCGCTCTACAAGCCGGGGGAGCCTGAGCCCTTGGACAGCTTCTGCTATGGCCGCATCTCCTCCTTCGGCGCCTCCGACAGCAGCACCTTCCGCCTCTCTGTGGAGGACCGGGATCTGCTCTTTGAGACCTCCCAG GTGGACGAGATCGCCCAGCTCCTCAACACGTACCTCACCTCTGCGGGTGCCCAGCAgccgccccagccccaggagTCAGCCACCAGCCCCCCCGCCTCGGACCCCACCGCGCTGCCCCAGGGGCTCTGCCCCGCAGACGGGCCCTGGCAGCACCGGCCGCCGGTGGGCTCCTTCCACAGCTAG
- the PLEKHH3 gene encoding pleckstrin homology domain-containing family H member 3 isoform X3, which translates to MPFPGGLWWLLCCRQGFTLLRRDYGEADREADGEAEEEEEASFELRAQGDQGSLEVSLSQPTRSSSGSERSLLVAEEMRSLIVEKGPGPVEDDPDALVKGWLQREVRGGVKTPWIRPRKYWFVLTPDSLDYYSSNEKGARRLGSLVLTSLCSVLWPDKQTYKETGYWSVTVFGRKHCYRLYTEHLNEAVHWVCAVQKVIDSKAPVQTPTQLLMRDIEENCGSPEVLEQIYRCNPILRYTSSPLYAPLLPFPYGSLDQRAPGPRSYTTLRDEAVKLFNSLQQLEAERDPVPLMQGVLQTCLDLPPLVDEIYCQLVKQTTEPPAPGGQGDLHYWQLLTCMSCTFLPSPPILRFLHFHLDRTESRFPASEMAKYACFIREALGKTKGRECVPSLEEILVLMRRQEMICTVHCPGAPACSVAISSHTTAEEVARELVSRLGLSQSPNLFALYEQSRRREQPVGSATLLADVLTKFENLAGEEREQDPPCRLCFKHYGFLDTDNVPRDSLEFALLFEQAHEMVLRGYVPTSEETLQTLAALRLQSLNSDFSTHAPFPRLEELFPPHVLHARLPAPRRRPPTKCRGARLRAGLLAGGLWGQALAKQRAERDQRLRGRLREEGASTMAAIVEKWKLLQGMGRPEAMAAYVALVREWPGFGSTLFDVDLRAVRPRGHGGGGQPWRRAALMPLSPQSPVGAGAQRLWLGIGAKAVSLYKPGEPEPLDSFCYGRISSFGASDSSTFRLSVEDRDLLFETSQVDEIAQLLNTYLTSAGAQQPPQPQESATSPPASDPTALPQGLCPADGPWQHRPPVGSFHS; encoded by the exons ATGCCGTTCCCGGGCGGGCTGTGGTGGCTGCTGTGCTGCCGGCAGGGCTTCACGCTGCTGCGGCGGGACTACGGCGAGGCAGACCGGGAGGCGGACGGCgaggccgaggaggaggaggaggcgtcCTTCGAGCTCCGCGCCCAGGGAGACCAG gggtCCCTGGAGGTGAGCCTGAGCCAGCCCACCCGCAGCAGCAGTGGCTCGGAGCG GTCCCTGCTCGTTGCGGAGGAGATGCGCAGCCTCATCGTGGAGAAGGGCCCAGGGCCAGTGGAGGATGACCCTGACGCTCTTGTGAAAG GCTGGCTGCAGCGGGAGGTGCGGGGCGGCGTGAAGACCCCCTGGATCCGGCCTCGGAAGTACTGGTTCGTGCTGACTCCCGACTCCCTGGACTACTACAGCAGCAATGAGAAGGGGGCCCGGCGGCTGGGCTCCCTCGTGCTCACCagcctctgctctgtgctgtggcCGGACAAGCAGACCTACAAGGAGACGG GCTACTGGAGCGTGACAGTGTTTGGCAGGAAGCATTGCTACCGCCTGTACACGGAACACCTGAACGAGGCCGTGCACTGGGTGTGTGCGGTGCAGAAGGTCATCGACAGCAAAGCACCTGTCCAgacgcccacccagctgctcatgCGTGACATTGAG GAGAACTGCGGCAGCCCCGAGGTCCTGGAGCAGATCTACCGCTGCAACCCGATCCTGCGCTACACCAGCAGCCCCCTCTACGCTCCCCTGCTGCCATTCCCCTACGGCAGCCTGGACCAAAGAG CCCCTGGCCCCCGCAGCTACACCACACTGCGTGACGAGGCTGTGAAGCTCTTCAACtcactgcagcagctggaggcggAGCGGGACCCAGTGCCGCTGATGCAGGGCGTCCTGCAGACCTGCCTGGACCTGCCGCCGCTGGTGGACGAGATCTACTGCCAGCTGGTGAAGCAGACCACGGAGCCGCCGGCGCCGGGCGGGCAGGGCGACCTGCACTACTGGCAGCTGCTCACCTGCATGAGCTGCACCTTCCTGCCCTCCCCGCCCATCCTGCGCTTCCTGCACTTCCACTTGGACAG GACAGAGAGCCGGTTCCCTGCCTCAGAGATGGCCAAGTACGCCTGCTTTATCCGGGAGGCACTGGGGAAGACAAAGGGGCGGGAGTGTGTGCCCTCCCTGGAGGAGATCCTGGTGCTGATGCGGCGGCAGGAGATGATCTGCACCGTGCACTGCCCAGGGGCACCCGCCTGCAGCGTGGCCATCAGCTCCCACACCACGGCCGAGGAG GTGGCCCGGGAGCTGGTGTCACGCCTGGGGCTGTCCCAGAGCCCCAACCTCTTTGCCCTCTATGAGCAGTCCCGGCGGCGGGAGCAGCCCGTGGGCAGTGCCACGCTGCTGGCTGATGTCCTCACCAAGTTTGAAAA CCTGGCTGGGGAGGAGCGGGAGCAGGACCCGCCGTGCCGGCTCTGCTTCAAGCACTACGGCTTCCTGGACACGGACAACGTCCCGCGCGACAGCCTGGAGTTCGCCCTCCTCTTCGAGCAG GCACACGAGATGGTGCTGCGGGGCTATGTGCCCACGTCGGAAGAGACGCTGCAGACGCTGGCGGCACTGCGCCTGCAGAGCCTCAACAGCGACTTCTCCACCCACGCGCCTTTCCCGCGCCTGGAGGAGCTCTTCCCACCCCACGTGCTGCACGCCCGCCtgccagccccccgccgccggccccccacCAAGTGCCGGGGGGCCCGGCTGCGCGCAGGGCTGCTGGCCGGCGGGCTCTGGGGCCAGGCGCTGGCCAAGCAGCGGGCGGAGCGGGACCAGCGCCTGCGGGGCCGCCTGCGAGAGGAGGGGGCCAGCACCATGGCCGCCATCGTGGAGAAGTGGAAGCTGCTGCAGGGCATGGGCCGGCCCGAGGCCATGGCTGCCTACGTGGCGCTGGTGCGGGAGTGGCCTGGCTTCGGCTCCACGCTCTTCGATGTCGATCTACGCGCGGTGAGGCCCCGGGGGCacgggggcggcgggcagccctGGCGGCGGGCAGCACTGATGCCCCTCTCCCCGCAGAGCCCAGTGGGAGCTGGGGCCCAGCGGCTGTGGCTGGGCATCGGGGCCAAGGCTGTCTCGCTCTACAAGCCGGGGGAGCCTGAGCCCTTGGACAGCTTCTGCTATGGCCGCATCTCCTCCTTCGGCGCCTCCGACAGCAGCACCTTCCGCCTCTCTGTGGAGGACCGGGATCTGCTCTTTGAGACCTCCCAG GTGGACGAGATCGCCCAGCTCCTCAACACGTACCTCACCTCTGCGGGTGCCCAGCAgccgccccagccccaggagTCAGCCACCAGCCCCCCCGCCTCGGACCCCACCGCGCTGCCCCAGGGGCTCTGCCCCGCAGACGGGCCCTGGCAGCACCGGCCGCCGGTGGGCTCCTTCCACAGCTAG
- the PLEKHH3 gene encoding pleckstrin homology domain-containing family H member 3 isoform X1: protein MGLCAVSVLLSTDLVQFCTVFSLPGQLRTRSQHARRLPPRPWGAPAAALAPATAVGAPELPALWQQDGSLSFWAWHWAGEEASSHWGDVRGCQVVTVGLRHLLPPQGSLEVSLSQPTRSSSGSERSLLVAEEMRSLIVEKGPGPVEDDPDALVKGWLQREVRGGVKTPWIRPRKYWFVLTPDSLDYYSSNEKGARRLGSLVLTSLCSVLWPDKQTYKETGYWSVTVFGRKHCYRLYTEHLNEAVHWVCAVQKVIDSKAPVQTPTQLLMRDIEENCGSPEVLEQIYRCNPILRYTSSPLYAPLLPFPYGSLDQRAPGPRSYTTLRDEAVKLFNSLQQLEAERDPVPLMQGVLQTCLDLPPLVDEIYCQLVKQTTEPPAPGGQGDLHYWQLLTCMSCTFLPSPPILRFLHFHLDRTESRFPASEMAKYACFIREALGKTKGRECVPSLEEILVLMRRQEMICTVHCPGAPACSVAISSHTTAEEVARELVSRLGLSQSPNLFALYEQSRRREQPVGSATLLADVLTKFENLAGEEREQDPPCRLCFKHYGFLDTDNVPRDSLEFALLFEQAHEMVLRGYVPTSEETLQTLAALRLQSLNSDFSTHAPFPRLEELFPPHVLHARLPAPRRRPPTKCRGARLRAGLLAGGLWGQALAKQRAERDQRLRGRLREEGASTMAAIVEKWKLLQGMGRPEAMAAYVALVREWPGFGSTLFDVDLRAVRPRGHGGGGQPWRRAALMPLSPQSPVGAGAQRLWLGIGAKAVSLYKPGEPEPLDSFCYGRISSFGASDSSTFRLSVEDRDLLFETSQVDEIAQLLNTYLTSAGAQQPPQPQESATSPPASDPTALPQGLCPADGPWQHRPPVGSFHS from the exons ATGGGACTTTGTGCCGTAAGCGTATTACTCAGCACTGACCTTGTGCAATTCTGCACGGTATTCAGCCTGCCAGGTCAGCTGAGGACACGCAGCCAACATGCCCGGCGGCTGCCCCCGCGCCCCTGGGgtgccccagctgcagccctggctccTGCCACAGCTGTGGGGGCACCGGAGCTCCCTGCCCTGTGGCAGCAGGATGGAAGCCTGTCCTTCTGGGCCTGGCACTGGGCTGGCGAGGAGGCGAGCAGTCACTGGGGGGATGTTCGGGGGTGCCAGGTGGTGACTGTGGGTCTGAGAcatctccttcctccccaggggtCCCTGGAGGTGAGCCTGAGCCAGCCCACCCGCAGCAGCAGTGGCTCGGAGCG GTCCCTGCTCGTTGCGGAGGAGATGCGCAGCCTCATCGTGGAGAAGGGCCCAGGGCCAGTGGAGGATGACCCTGACGCTCTTGTGAAAG GCTGGCTGCAGCGGGAGGTGCGGGGCGGCGTGAAGACCCCCTGGATCCGGCCTCGGAAGTACTGGTTCGTGCTGACTCCCGACTCCCTGGACTACTACAGCAGCAATGAGAAGGGGGCCCGGCGGCTGGGCTCCCTCGTGCTCACCagcctctgctctgtgctgtggcCGGACAAGCAGACCTACAAGGAGACGG GCTACTGGAGCGTGACAGTGTTTGGCAGGAAGCATTGCTACCGCCTGTACACGGAACACCTGAACGAGGCCGTGCACTGGGTGTGTGCGGTGCAGAAGGTCATCGACAGCAAAGCACCTGTCCAgacgcccacccagctgctcatgCGTGACATTGAG GAGAACTGCGGCAGCCCCGAGGTCCTGGAGCAGATCTACCGCTGCAACCCGATCCTGCGCTACACCAGCAGCCCCCTCTACGCTCCCCTGCTGCCATTCCCCTACGGCAGCCTGGACCAAAGAG CCCCTGGCCCCCGCAGCTACACCACACTGCGTGACGAGGCTGTGAAGCTCTTCAACtcactgcagcagctggaggcggAGCGGGACCCAGTGCCGCTGATGCAGGGCGTCCTGCAGACCTGCCTGGACCTGCCGCCGCTGGTGGACGAGATCTACTGCCAGCTGGTGAAGCAGACCACGGAGCCGCCGGCGCCGGGCGGGCAGGGCGACCTGCACTACTGGCAGCTGCTCACCTGCATGAGCTGCACCTTCCTGCCCTCCCCGCCCATCCTGCGCTTCCTGCACTTCCACTTGGACAG GACAGAGAGCCGGTTCCCTGCCTCAGAGATGGCCAAGTACGCCTGCTTTATCCGGGAGGCACTGGGGAAGACAAAGGGGCGGGAGTGTGTGCCCTCCCTGGAGGAGATCCTGGTGCTGATGCGGCGGCAGGAGATGATCTGCACCGTGCACTGCCCAGGGGCACCCGCCTGCAGCGTGGCCATCAGCTCCCACACCACGGCCGAGGAG GTGGCCCGGGAGCTGGTGTCACGCCTGGGGCTGTCCCAGAGCCCCAACCTCTTTGCCCTCTATGAGCAGTCCCGGCGGCGGGAGCAGCCCGTGGGCAGTGCCACGCTGCTGGCTGATGTCCTCACCAAGTTTGAAAA CCTGGCTGGGGAGGAGCGGGAGCAGGACCCGCCGTGCCGGCTCTGCTTCAAGCACTACGGCTTCCTGGACACGGACAACGTCCCGCGCGACAGCCTGGAGTTCGCCCTCCTCTTCGAGCAG GCACACGAGATGGTGCTGCGGGGCTATGTGCCCACGTCGGAAGAGACGCTGCAGACGCTGGCGGCACTGCGCCTGCAGAGCCTCAACAGCGACTTCTCCACCCACGCGCCTTTCCCGCGCCTGGAGGAGCTCTTCCCACCCCACGTGCTGCACGCCCGCCtgccagccccccgccgccggccccccacCAAGTGCCGGGGGGCCCGGCTGCGCGCAGGGCTGCTGGCCGGCGGGCTCTGGGGCCAGGCGCTGGCCAAGCAGCGGGCGGAGCGGGACCAGCGCCTGCGGGGCCGCCTGCGAGAGGAGGGGGCCAGCACCATGGCCGCCATCGTGGAGAAGTGGAAGCTGCTGCAGGGCATGGGCCGGCCCGAGGCCATGGCTGCCTACGTGGCGCTGGTGCGGGAGTGGCCTGGCTTCGGCTCCACGCTCTTCGATGTCGATCTACGCGCGGTGAGGCCCCGGGGGCacgggggcggcgggcagccctGGCGGCGGGCAGCACTGATGCCCCTCTCCCCGCAGAGCCCAGTGGGAGCTGGGGCCCAGCGGCTGTGGCTGGGCATCGGGGCCAAGGCTGTCTCGCTCTACAAGCCGGGGGAGCCTGAGCCCTTGGACAGCTTCTGCTATGGCCGCATCTCCTCCTTCGGCGCCTCCGACAGCAGCACCTTCCGCCTCTCTGTGGAGGACCGGGATCTGCTCTTTGAGACCTCCCAG GTGGACGAGATCGCCCAGCTCCTCAACACGTACCTCACCTCTGCGGGTGCCCAGCAgccgccccagccccaggagTCAGCCACCAGCCCCCCCGCCTCGGACCCCACCGCGCTGCCCCAGGGGCTCTGCCCCGCAGACGGGCCCTGGCAGCACCGGCCGCCGGTGGGCTCCTTCCACAGCTAG
- the PLEKHH3 gene encoding pleckstrin homology domain-containing family H member 3 isoform X2, producing MGLCAVSVLLSTDLVQFCTVFSLPGQLRTRSQHARRLPPRPWGAPAAALAPATAVGAPELPALWQQDGSLSFWAWHWAGEEASSHWGDVRGCQVVTVGLRHLLPPQGSLEVSLSQPTRSSSGSERSLLVAEEMRSLIVEKGPGPVEDDPDALVKGWLQREVRGGVKTPWIRPRKYWFVLTPDSLDYYSSNEKGARRLGSLVLTSLCSVLWPDKQTYKETGYWSVTVFGRKHCYRLYTEHLNEAVHWVCAVQKVIDSKAPVQTPTQLLMRDIEENCGSPEVLEQIYRCNPILRYTSSPLYAPLLPFPYGSLDQRAPGPRSYTTLRDEAVKLFNSLQQLEAERDPVPLMQGVLQTCLDLPPLVDEIYCQLVKQTTEPPAPGGQGDLHYWQLLTCMSCTFLPSPPILRFLHFHLDRTESRFPASEMAKYACFIREALGKTKGRECVPSLEEILVLMRRQEMICTVHCPGAPACSVAISSHTTAEEVARELVSRLGLSQSPNLFALYEQSRRREQPVGSATLLADVLTKFENLAGEEREQDPPCRLCFKHYGFLDTDNVPRDSLEFALLFEQAHEMVLRGYVPTSEETLQTLAALRLQSLNSDFSTHAPFPRLEELFPPHVLHARLPAPRRRPPTKCRGARLRAGLLAGGLWGQALAKQRAERDQRLRGRLREEGASTMAAIVEKWKLLQGMGRPEAMAAYVALVREWPGFGSTLFDVDLRASPVGAGAQRLWLGIGAKAVSLYKPGEPEPLDSFCYGRISSFGASDSSTFRLSVEDRDLLFETSQVDEIAQLLNTYLTSAGAQQPPQPQESATSPPASDPTALPQGLCPADGPWQHRPPVGSFHS from the exons ATGGGACTTTGTGCCGTAAGCGTATTACTCAGCACTGACCTTGTGCAATTCTGCACGGTATTCAGCCTGCCAGGTCAGCTGAGGACACGCAGCCAACATGCCCGGCGGCTGCCCCCGCGCCCCTGGGgtgccccagctgcagccctggctccTGCCACAGCTGTGGGGGCACCGGAGCTCCCTGCCCTGTGGCAGCAGGATGGAAGCCTGTCCTTCTGGGCCTGGCACTGGGCTGGCGAGGAGGCGAGCAGTCACTGGGGGGATGTTCGGGGGTGCCAGGTGGTGACTGTGGGTCTGAGAcatctccttcctccccaggggtCCCTGGAGGTGAGCCTGAGCCAGCCCACCCGCAGCAGCAGTGGCTCGGAGCG GTCCCTGCTCGTTGCGGAGGAGATGCGCAGCCTCATCGTGGAGAAGGGCCCAGGGCCAGTGGAGGATGACCCTGACGCTCTTGTGAAAG GCTGGCTGCAGCGGGAGGTGCGGGGCGGCGTGAAGACCCCCTGGATCCGGCCTCGGAAGTACTGGTTCGTGCTGACTCCCGACTCCCTGGACTACTACAGCAGCAATGAGAAGGGGGCCCGGCGGCTGGGCTCCCTCGTGCTCACCagcctctgctctgtgctgtggcCGGACAAGCAGACCTACAAGGAGACGG GCTACTGGAGCGTGACAGTGTTTGGCAGGAAGCATTGCTACCGCCTGTACACGGAACACCTGAACGAGGCCGTGCACTGGGTGTGTGCGGTGCAGAAGGTCATCGACAGCAAAGCACCTGTCCAgacgcccacccagctgctcatgCGTGACATTGAG GAGAACTGCGGCAGCCCCGAGGTCCTGGAGCAGATCTACCGCTGCAACCCGATCCTGCGCTACACCAGCAGCCCCCTCTACGCTCCCCTGCTGCCATTCCCCTACGGCAGCCTGGACCAAAGAG CCCCTGGCCCCCGCAGCTACACCACACTGCGTGACGAGGCTGTGAAGCTCTTCAACtcactgcagcagctggaggcggAGCGGGACCCAGTGCCGCTGATGCAGGGCGTCCTGCAGACCTGCCTGGACCTGCCGCCGCTGGTGGACGAGATCTACTGCCAGCTGGTGAAGCAGACCACGGAGCCGCCGGCGCCGGGCGGGCAGGGCGACCTGCACTACTGGCAGCTGCTCACCTGCATGAGCTGCACCTTCCTGCCCTCCCCGCCCATCCTGCGCTTCCTGCACTTCCACTTGGACAG GACAGAGAGCCGGTTCCCTGCCTCAGAGATGGCCAAGTACGCCTGCTTTATCCGGGAGGCACTGGGGAAGACAAAGGGGCGGGAGTGTGTGCCCTCCCTGGAGGAGATCCTGGTGCTGATGCGGCGGCAGGAGATGATCTGCACCGTGCACTGCCCAGGGGCACCCGCCTGCAGCGTGGCCATCAGCTCCCACACCACGGCCGAGGAG GTGGCCCGGGAGCTGGTGTCACGCCTGGGGCTGTCCCAGAGCCCCAACCTCTTTGCCCTCTATGAGCAGTCCCGGCGGCGGGAGCAGCCCGTGGGCAGTGCCACGCTGCTGGCTGATGTCCTCACCAAGTTTGAAAA CCTGGCTGGGGAGGAGCGGGAGCAGGACCCGCCGTGCCGGCTCTGCTTCAAGCACTACGGCTTCCTGGACACGGACAACGTCCCGCGCGACAGCCTGGAGTTCGCCCTCCTCTTCGAGCAG GCACACGAGATGGTGCTGCGGGGCTATGTGCCCACGTCGGAAGAGACGCTGCAGACGCTGGCGGCACTGCGCCTGCAGAGCCTCAACAGCGACTTCTCCACCCACGCGCCTTTCCCGCGCCTGGAGGAGCTCTTCCCACCCCACGTGCTGCACGCCCGCCtgccagccccccgccgccggccccccacCAAGTGCCGGGGGGCCCGGCTGCGCGCAGGGCTGCTGGCCGGCGGGCTCTGGGGCCAGGCGCTGGCCAAGCAGCGGGCGGAGCGGGACCAGCGCCTGCGGGGCCGCCTGCGAGAGGAGGGGGCCAGCACCATGGCCGCCATCGTGGAGAAGTGGAAGCTGCTGCAGGGCATGGGCCGGCCCGAGGCCATGGCTGCCTACGTGGCGCTGGTGCGGGAGTGGCCTGGCTTCGGCTCCACGCTCTTCGATGTCGATCTACGCGCG AGCCCAGTGGGAGCTGGGGCCCAGCGGCTGTGGCTGGGCATCGGGGCCAAGGCTGTCTCGCTCTACAAGCCGGGGGAGCCTGAGCCCTTGGACAGCTTCTGCTATGGCCGCATCTCCTCCTTCGGCGCCTCCGACAGCAGCACCTTCCGCCTCTCTGTGGAGGACCGGGATCTGCTCTTTGAGACCTCCCAG GTGGACGAGATCGCCCAGCTCCTCAACACGTACCTCACCTCTGCGGGTGCCCAGCAgccgccccagccccaggagTCAGCCACCAGCCCCCCCGCCTCGGACCCCACCGCGCTGCCCCAGGGGCTCTGCCCCGCAGACGGGCCCTGGCAGCACCGGCCGCCGGTGGGCTCCTTCCACAGCTAG